From Rutidosis leptorrhynchoides isolate AG116_Rl617_1_P2 chromosome 3, CSIRO_AGI_Rlap_v1, whole genome shotgun sequence, a single genomic window includes:
- the LOC139898559 gene encoding late embryogenesis abundant protein 18-like, which yields MHSVKEKVSNAASAAKAHVESYKANLEEKAEKATARTQEEKEIAHQRRKAKEAEANMNLHVEKAEHAAEKLHGKHHVLGHDVYGGHGHQTTHVGVAGQPVGPVPGDVPHQQPLGAVDPVTGTTASTYPLGGHLHGHNKHL from the exons ATGCATTCAGTAAAAGAAAAAGTTAGCAACGCAGCCAGTGCTGCAAAAGCCCATGTTGAATCTTACAAAGCCAATCTTGAAGAAAAG GCAGAGAAAGCAACTGCAAGGACACAAGAAGAGAAAGAAATAGCACACCAACGAAGGAAAGCGAAAGAAGCCGAAGCGAATATGAACCTACATGTCGAAAAAGCCGAACATGCTGCCGAAAAGTTGCACGGGAAACACCACGTTCTCGGACACGATGTTTATGGCGGACATGGACACCAAACAACTCATGTTGGTGTAGCGGGCCAGCCGGTAGGGCCGGTTCCTGGAGACGTGCCCCACCAGCAACCGCTTGGAGCGGTGGACCCAGTTACTGGAACCACCGCATCAACTTATCCACTAGGTGGACACCTTCATGGACATAACAAACATCTCTAG